In Pirellulales bacterium, the following are encoded in one genomic region:
- a CDS encoding flagellar basal body P-ring protein FlgI, translated as MNARPNPRRLAFNSLVRYGLIALSATIPAAIGCMGPLFRHQSPEKSLADDDGDDGGVKLVSSVAHPYGLGYAKVESLGLVTGLQGTGEDPAPSPQRGTVLAELNRREIANPNEVLASPNTAIVLVRGVLRPGIQKGDRFDVEVRIPTRSETSSLRSGTLLETELAETAVLGDQIRKGHVTGVAAGPILVDPSADVDGSTAYLTKGRILGGGVATKSRNLGLFLDHSNQTVRMSAMVGKAVNERFYAYLDGQRRGVATPKDDKFIEIDVHPRYKDNVGRYMRVVRSIAIRESPSQRLARLDLLRNQLLDPVTTANAALRLEAIGNDEAIAALKAGVASDDAEVRFHAAEALAYLDVTEAVAPLAAAARDEPAYRVHALGALSTMQDAAASEALVEMLELKSAETRYGAFRSLWKMSPNHPTIRGENLAGKFNYHVVDVPGPTMVHVTSSHRAEIVLFGRDQKLKLPMVADAGKWIMLNGLSGGQLTISRFVPNQPTEQRTVSTDLDDVIRAIVELGGEYPDVVQMLQQAKTSGSLTSRLAVNALPEAGRDAEEKRPGDEDADRVAAR; from the coding sequence ATGAACGCTCGACCAAATCCTCGTCGTCTCGCCTTCAATTCGCTCGTGCGCTACGGGCTGATTGCCCTGTCGGCGACGATCCCCGCGGCGATCGGTTGCATGGGTCCGCTGTTTCGCCACCAAAGTCCCGAGAAGTCCCTCGCTGACGACGACGGCGACGACGGAGGCGTCAAGCTCGTCAGCAGCGTCGCTCATCCCTACGGACTGGGGTACGCGAAGGTGGAATCGCTGGGGCTGGTGACCGGGTTGCAGGGAACGGGCGAAGACCCGGCCCCCTCGCCGCAACGCGGCACGGTGCTCGCCGAACTCAATCGCCGCGAGATCGCCAACCCGAACGAAGTCCTCGCGTCGCCCAACACCGCGATCGTGCTCGTGCGCGGCGTGTTGCGCCCCGGGATTCAGAAGGGAGATCGCTTCGACGTCGAGGTCCGCATCCCCACGCGGAGCGAAACGTCGAGCCTCCGCAGCGGGACGCTGCTGGAAACCGAACTCGCCGAAACGGCCGTGCTGGGAGACCAGATCCGCAAGGGGCATGTCACGGGGGTCGCCGCGGGACCGATCCTCGTCGATCCCTCGGCCGACGTCGACGGCTCGACGGCGTACCTAACCAAGGGACGCATCTTGGGAGGCGGCGTCGCCACGAAGTCGCGCAATCTGGGGCTGTTTCTCGACCATTCGAACCAGACGGTCCGGATGAGCGCCATGGTCGGCAAGGCGGTCAACGAGCGGTTCTACGCCTATCTCGACGGCCAGCGTCGCGGCGTCGCGACCCCCAAAGACGACAAGTTCATCGAAATCGACGTTCACCCCCGCTACAAAGACAACGTCGGCCGCTACATGCGCGTCGTCCGCAGCATCGCGATTCGCGAATCGCCCAGTCAGCGCCTGGCGCGGCTCGACTTGCTGCGCAATCAGTTGCTCGATCCGGTGACGACCGCCAATGCGGCGCTGCGGCTCGAGGCGATCGGCAACGACGAAGCGATCGCGGCTCTCAAGGCGGGAGTCGCCTCGGACGACGCCGAGGTGCGGTTCCACGCCGCCGAGGCGCTGGCCTACCTCGACGTGACCGAAGCGGTCGCGCCGCTGGCCGCCGCCGCCCGCGACGAACCCGCGTATCGCGTCCATGCGCTCGGCGCCCTGAGCACGATGCAGGACGCCGCGGCCAGCGAGGCGCTCGTCGAGATGCTTGAACTGAAGAGCGCCGAAACCCGGTACGGGGCGTTCCGCAGCTTGTGGAAAATGTCGCCCAATCATCCGACGATCCGCGGGGAGAACCTCGCCGGCAAGTTCAATTACCATGTCGTCGACGTGCCGGGGCCGACGATGGTTCACGTCACCAGCAGCCACCGCGCCGAAATCGTGCTGTTCGGGCGCGACCAGAAGCTCAAGCTGCCGATGGTGGCCGACGCCGGGAAGTGGATCATGCTCAACGGCCTCAGCGGGGGGCAACTGACGATCAGCCGGTTCGTCCCCAATCAACCGACCGAACAGCGCACCGTGTCGACCGACCTGGACGACGTGATCCGGGCGATCGTCGAACTGGGCGGCGAGTATCCCGACGTCGTCCAAATGCTGCAGCAGGCCAAGACGAGCGGTTCGCTGACGAGCCGGCTTGCGGTGAACGCCCTCCCCGAGGCCGGCCGCGATGCGGAAGAGAAACGACCCGGCGACGAGGACGCCGACCGCGTCGCGGCGCGATAG
- the yidD gene encoding membrane protein insertion efficiency factor YidD: protein MLICAARCYQRGLSPLLGPRCRYQPTCSEYFVLAVRKYGALRGAWRGARRIARCHPWGGSGYDPP, encoded by the coding sequence ATGCTGATCTGTGCGGCACGGTGCTATCAACGAGGGCTCAGCCCGCTGCTGGGTCCGCGGTGCCGGTATCAGCCGACCTGCAGCGAGTACTTCGTCCTGGCGGTGCGCAAGTACGGCGCCCTGCGGGGGGCGTGGCGCGGGGCGAGACGGATTGCGCGGTGCCACCCCTGGGGCGGAAGCGGGTACGACCCCCCGTAG
- the rnpA gene encoding ribonuclease P protein component: MNDFPKSARLLRTAEFDRVFQRRRSRGDGVLVVYACENDAEVPRLGLVVSRKAGNAVVRNRWKRVLREAFRQSQAELPAVDLVVLPRPQARPATAIVLQSLVRLARDAARSLGNPPRGTSP, from the coding sequence ATGAACGATTTTCCCAAATCCGCGCGGCTGTTGCGCACGGCTGAGTTCGATCGGGTGTTCCAGCGGCGACGGTCGCGCGGGGACGGCGTGCTGGTCGTCTATGCCTGCGAGAACGACGCCGAAGTCCCGCGACTGGGGCTGGTCGTGTCGCGCAAGGCGGGCAACGCCGTCGTCCGCAATCGTTGGAAGCGGGTCCTGCGCGAAGCGTTCCGACAAAGCCAAGCCGAACTCCCCGCGGTCGACTTGGTCGTGCTGCCGCGACCGCAGGCCCGCCCGGCGACGGCGATCGTGCTGCAGTCGCTGGTGCGGCTTGCCCGCGATGCGGCACGATCGCTGGGCAACCCTCCGCGGGGGACATCGCCGTGA
- a CDS encoding J domain-containing protein, with amino-acid sequence MADHYATLGVQRGASADDIRKAYRQLARKYHPDLNPDDPQAKSKFQEVQAAFDVLNDPKKREMYDRYGADFERMGAGGPQGWPGAGARSGGPAGGFEVNLEDLFGGGGGAGGFADLFKQFGGGRRAGRRTTTQARGSDMEHELTVPFATAVLGGEARLDVRRGDGRTEQIAARIPAGIDDGQKIRLRGQGEPGVGGGPAGDILVTVHVAPHPHFRRQGKRLDVRVPITLAEAALGAKIDVPTPHGTITLTVPPGASSGQKLRVKGQGIKPRDGAPGDLFAELAVMLPKNLSEADRKHLAAIAASYADSPRTELRW; translated from the coding sequence ATGGCCGATCACTACGCGACATTGGGAGTCCAACGCGGCGCATCGGCCGACGACATCCGCAAGGCGTACCGGCAGTTGGCCCGGAAGTATCATCCCGACCTGAACCCCGACGATCCGCAGGCGAAGTCCAAGTTCCAGGAAGTGCAGGCCGCGTTCGACGTCCTCAACGACCCCAAGAAGCGGGAGATGTACGATCGCTACGGGGCCGATTTCGAACGCATGGGCGCGGGCGGCCCGCAGGGCTGGCCAGGCGCCGGCGCACGGAGCGGGGGGCCGGCGGGCGGATTCGAGGTCAATCTCGAGGACCTGTTCGGCGGAGGCGGCGGGGCTGGCGGGTTCGCCGATCTCTTCAAGCAATTCGGCGGCGGACGCCGCGCCGGCCGGCGCACCACGACGCAGGCCCGCGGCAGCGACATGGAACACGAGCTGACCGTCCCCTTCGCCACGGCCGTGCTGGGGGGCGAAGCACGGCTGGACGTCCGTCGCGGCGATGGCCGGACCGAGCAGATCGCCGCGCGGATCCCCGCCGGGATCGACGACGGACAGAAGATTCGCCTCCGCGGCCAGGGAGAACCGGGGGTCGGCGGCGGACCCGCGGGCGACATCCTGGTCACCGTGCATGTGGCGCCCCATCCGCACTTCCGTCGGCAGGGGAAACGGCTCGACGTGCGCGTCCCGATCACGCTCGCCGAGGCGGCGCTCGGCGCCAAGATCGACGTTCCGACGCCCCACGGCACAATTACGCTCACAGTCCCGCCGGGAGCCTCGAGCGGACAGAAGCTGCGAGTGAAAGGGCAGGGGATCAAGCCCCGCGACGGCGCCCCCGGCGACCTGTTCGCAGAACTCGCGGTCATGCTGCCCAAGAACCTCAGCGAAGCCGATCGCAAGCATCTGGCGGCAATCGCCGCGAGTTACGCCGACAGTCCTCGCACGGAATTGCGATGGTGA
- a CDS encoding MBL fold metallo-hydrolase, which produces MVRLTFHGAARTVTGSKFLLEADDARVLVDCGMFQGLKPLRLLNWEPTPFDPRSLDAIVLTHAHLDHVGFLPRVVKQGYHGHVICTPATALLAEIILLDSAKCQEYDAEYANRKGFSKHEPALPLYDGRDVQIAMKQFRAVARDRWFQAAGPIWMRFHDAGHLLGSAMIEAEIRDRETPLRIVFSGDVGRYDGPLYHDPVPPPPCDYLICESTYGDRNHPEGDILSALEAVVHRAVKRGGVMLMAAFAVGRSQQLCYLLQVLKSENRIPDLPIYIDSPMASEATGVYRQFREDHDLSEGELDPQHPALGGPGVKLIRKTEESKALNQVRGPAVIISSSGMMTGGRIVHHLQQRMPDSKNTIVLGGYMAEGTRGRLVQDGVETIRMFGRDVPLRAAVETVSGLSGHADRAGLLRWTSHLKGTPPRRTFLTHGEARSMDAFAETLRAEHGWTVDCPTMGTTAELE; this is translated from the coding sequence ATGGTTCGCCTCACCTTCCACGGCGCCGCTCGCACGGTGACCGGGTCGAAGTTCCTTCTCGAAGCCGACGACGCCCGGGTGTTGGTCGACTGCGGCATGTTCCAGGGGCTCAAGCCCCTGCGGCTGTTGAACTGGGAGCCGACCCCCTTCGACCCGAGGTCGCTCGACGCGATCGTCCTGACGCACGCTCATCTCGACCATGTCGGCTTCCTGCCGCGGGTCGTCAAGCAGGGCTATCACGGCCACGTCATTTGCACGCCGGCGACTGCGCTGTTGGCCGAGATCATTCTGCTCGATTCGGCGAAGTGCCAAGAGTACGACGCCGAGTACGCCAACCGCAAAGGCTTCTCGAAGCACGAGCCCGCGCTTCCCCTGTACGACGGCCGGGACGTGCAGATTGCGATGAAGCAATTCCGCGCCGTCGCGCGGGACAGGTGGTTTCAGGCCGCGGGGCCGATCTGGATGCGCTTTCACGACGCGGGCCACCTGCTGGGCTCGGCCATGATCGAGGCGGAAATCCGCGACCGCGAGACGCCGCTGCGGATCGTCTTTTCCGGCGACGTCGGGCGGTACGACGGCCCGCTGTATCACGACCCCGTTCCGCCGCCGCCGTGCGACTACCTGATCTGCGAAAGCACCTACGGCGATCGCAATCATCCCGAGGGCGATATCCTCAGCGCGCTCGAGGCGGTGGTCCACCGCGCCGTCAAACGCGGCGGGGTGATGCTGATGGCGGCGTTTGCCGTGGGGCGGTCCCAGCAACTCTGCTATCTGCTGCAGGTCCTCAAGAGCGAGAATCGAATTCCCGATTTGCCGATCTACATTGACAGCCCCATGGCGAGCGAAGCGACCGGCGTCTACCGCCAGTTCCGCGAGGACCACGACCTCAGCGAAGGCGAACTCGACCCGCAGCACCCCGCGCTCGGCGGCCCCGGCGTCAAGCTGATCCGCAAGACGGAGGAGTCGAAGGCGCTCAACCAGGTTCGCGGGCCGGCGGTCATCATCTCCTCCAGCGGCATGATGACGGGCGGGCGGATCGTTCACCACCTGCAGCAGCGGATGCCGGACTCCAAGAATACGATCGTCCTGGGGGGCTACATGGCCGAGGGGACGCGCGGCCGGCTTGTCCAGGACGGGGTCGAGACGATCCGCATGTTCGGTCGCGACGTGCCGTTGCGGGCCGCGGTCGAGACCGTCTCAGGGCTCAGCGGCCACGCCGACCGCGCGGGGTTGCTGCGGTGGACTTCGCACCTCAAGGGGACTCCGCCCCGCCGCACCTTCCTCACGCATGGCGAGGCCCGCAGCATGGACGCCTTCGCCGAGACCCTTCGCGCCGAGCATGGCTGGACCGTCGACTGTCCCACGATGGGGACGACGGCGGAGCTTGAGTAG
- a CDS encoding TIGR00730 family Rossman fold protein yields MSQKPTGKPRPAAAGSPAEGDGAPLGESTLDLARRVEQNREAILASPTYRLAEIDIDFLGRSEQRPVRMQLELLKTETLLRENKISTTIVVFGGTQIVPREEAEARLARARLHLKDAPDDVRRRREVARAESVLEKSHYYDEAREFARIVSSVCQTNGKCDFVVTTGGGPGVMEAANRGAFDVGAKSVGFNIELPHEQEPNPYITPELCFQFHYFAMRKFHFLLRAAALVVFPGGFGTFDELFDTLTLRQTGRMQEIPIILYGHDYWNRMINFQALADEGVIADEHLDLLHYADTPQEAWEIIAEFHGVK; encoded by the coding sequence ATGTCACAGAAACCGACCGGCAAACCGCGACCCGCTGCCGCCGGCAGCCCGGCCGAGGGGGACGGCGCCCCGCTCGGCGAAAGCACGCTCGATCTTGCGCGCCGCGTCGAACAGAACCGCGAGGCGATTCTGGCGTCGCCGACCTACCGGCTCGCGGAGATCGACATCGATTTTCTCGGCCGCAGCGAGCAGCGGCCCGTGCGGATGCAACTCGAATTGCTCAAGACCGAGACGTTGCTCCGCGAGAACAAGATCAGCACGACGATCGTCGTGTTCGGCGGGACGCAGATCGTGCCTCGCGAAGAAGCCGAGGCCCGGCTCGCTCGGGCGCGACTCCACCTGAAGGACGCCCCCGACGACGTTCGGCGCCGGCGCGAAGTCGCCCGCGCCGAAAGCGTGCTGGAGAAGTCGCACTATTATGACGAAGCCCGCGAGTTCGCCCGAATCGTCTCGTCCGTCTGCCAGACGAACGGCAAGTGCGACTTCGTCGTGACCACCGGCGGCGGCCCGGGGGTGATGGAAGCCGCCAATCGCGGCGCGTTCGACGTCGGCGCCAAGAGCGTAGGGTTCAACATCGAGCTGCCCCACGAGCAGGAGCCCAATCCGTACATTACGCCCGAACTGTGTTTCCAGTTCCACTACTTCGCCATGCGGAAGTTTCACTTCCTGCTGCGGGCGGCGGCGCTGGTGGTCTTCCCCGGCGGGTTCGGCACGTTCGACGAGCTGTTCGACACGCTCACGCTTCGCCAGACGGGCCGGATGCAAGAGATTCCGATCATTCTGTACGGCCACGATTACTGGAATCGCATGATCAACTTCCAGGCCCTGGCCGACGAGGGAGTGATCGCCGACGAGCATCTCGATCTGCTCCACTACGCCGACACCCCGCAGGAAGCGTGGGAAATCATCGCTGAATTCCACGGGGTGAAGTAA
- a CDS encoding TIGR00266 family protein yields the protein MTSALDIELSQRPDFAMAAVRLEPGQTVYAEPSAMAAMEPGITLKAGLKGGLKKALGRALGGENLIINTFTAGPVPGEVLFAAGQMGDAVHYRLDNNALMLQRGAFMLHSEGVEVTGKWQGAKGFFSGEGLVLLRASGTGDLVFNSYGAILEVDVKGDYIVDTGYIVAFEETLQYNIQVLPGLRSGGKLKTLFFGGEGFVCRFSGQGRVWLQTRHIHSFLSYINGFRPSKKNN from the coding sequence ATGACCTCCGCCCTCGATATCGAACTCTCGCAACGACCCGACTTTGCGATGGCGGCGGTTCGCCTGGAGCCGGGGCAGACCGTGTACGCCGAGCCGTCGGCCATGGCGGCCATGGAGCCGGGAATCACGCTCAAGGCGGGGCTCAAGGGGGGGCTCAAGAAGGCGCTGGGGCGGGCGCTGGGCGGCGAGAATCTGATCATCAACACGTTCACCGCCGGCCCCGTGCCGGGCGAGGTCCTGTTCGCGGCAGGGCAAATGGGGGACGCGGTCCACTATCGGCTCGACAACAACGCCCTAATGCTGCAGCGCGGGGCGTTCATGCTCCACAGCGAAGGGGTCGAGGTGACCGGCAAGTGGCAGGGCGCCAAGGGCTTCTTCAGCGGCGAGGGGCTCGTGCTGCTGCGGGCCTCGGGGACCGGCGATCTGGTGTTCAACTCCTACGGGGCGATCCTCGAGGTCGACGTGAAGGGGGATTACATCGTCGACACCGGCTACATCGTCGCGTTCGAGGAGACGCTGCAGTACAACATTCAGGTCCTGCCGGGCCTGCGGTCCGGCGGAAAGCTCAAGACGCTGTTCTTCGGCGGCGAAGGATTCGTCTGCCGATTCTCCGGCCAAGGACGCGTCTGGCTGCAGACGCGGCACATTCATTCGTTCCTGTCGTACATCAACGGCTTCCGGCCTTCGAAAAAGAACAACTGA